One Vibrio penaeicida DNA segment encodes these proteins:
- a CDS encoding ABC transporter ATP-binding protein: protein MKDVIALDIKELHKTFGQNEVLKGISLEAHKGDVISIIGSSGSGKSTFLRCINLLETPTAGEIWVNGELIQMKQNRRGESLPANEKQVQRIRSRLAMVFQGFNLWSHMTVLENVMEAPVHVLGVPKAEAKEKAEELLKKVGLYERKDYYPGHLSGGQQQRAAIARALAVDPEVMLFDEPTSALDPELVGEVLGVMRDLAEEGRTMLVVTHEMAFARDVSNHVMFLHQGLVEEQGDPSKLFTNPESERLQQFISSIY, encoded by the coding sequence ATGAAGGATGTAATCGCGCTGGATATAAAAGAACTGCACAAAACATTCGGACAGAACGAAGTTTTAAAAGGCATTTCACTAGAAGCCCATAAAGGGGACGTAATTTCAATTATCGGCTCTTCCGGTTCAGGAAAGAGTACCTTCCTTAGATGTATCAACCTACTTGAGACGCCTACTGCTGGCGAAATATGGGTTAACGGCGAGTTGATCCAAATGAAACAAAATCGTCGCGGCGAATCTCTCCCTGCAAATGAAAAGCAAGTGCAACGAATCCGTTCTCGTTTAGCAATGGTTTTTCAAGGGTTTAACCTATGGTCACACATGACCGTTTTAGAGAACGTCATGGAAGCACCTGTTCATGTATTGGGTGTGCCAAAAGCGGAAGCGAAAGAAAAGGCAGAAGAACTGCTGAAAAAAGTGGGTCTCTACGAACGTAAAGATTATTACCCTGGTCACCTCTCTGGTGGGCAACAACAGCGTGCGGCAATTGCAAGAGCACTCGCTGTGGATCCAGAAGTTATGTTGTTTGACGAGCCGACGTCGGCACTAGATCCGGAGCTTGTTGGTGAAGTGTTGGGGGTTATGCGTGATCTCGCGGAAGAGGGCAGAACCATGCTTGTCGTCACACATGAAATGGCTTTTGCTCGCGATGTTTCTAATCATGTCATGTTTTTGCATCAAGGCTTGGTGGAAGAACAGGGAGATCCATCTAAACTATTTACAAACCCTGAATCCGAAAGGCTTCAGCAGTTTATATCTTCAATTTATTAA
- a CDS encoding DUF3360 family protein has protein sequence MSDAVHKDNSDAIDEKSYSELHRPASEFDSRSDYLDHELQIMKPRRYGLNLPGRDFRFELEDLVPALAGTIGIIAMYSAVMMSWADGLTAAWDHVNLGKEFAIEVARVEMLIPALLFCILASGFINPRANLAGNHGPMIPLIGTIALAGAHPLALAILLGVFGLLLSYFKGGSKLVNLTSEGTAGGLLIFLGFTGTMSQIGSIQSWATGLQSADVAAGSMGYVGLVVLAVTIVIYAFLAKINMRWLAIPVCAAVGLVIALALGASFDLKFETEMGLPNLNPVYWWGSTETGWQLGLPTMQHFIASLPFAILAVAMWSPDFLGHRIFQELNYPKRTNRVLMDVDDTMTMCSVRQMVGTAVGGGNITSSWGTYMIPAAIAKRPIPAGAILLGSLCIIVAILGFPMDVAVWPPVMRVALLVGVFLPLLEAGMQMVKDTKDSQAAGICIFGSAVVNPVLAWAITMLLDNNGLIGDKERSKKLSFIDRVVIPGGVLVICLVAMLAVGMLESQYGLTSWL, from the coding sequence ATGTCCGACGCCGTCCATAAAGACAACTCAGACGCGATAGATGAAAAAAGCTATAGCGAACTGCATAGACCAGCTTCAGAATTCGACAGTCGTTCCGATTATCTAGATCACGAGCTTCAAATTATGAAGCCTCGTCGCTACGGTTTGAACCTACCAGGTCGCGATTTCAGATTTGAACTTGAGGATCTGGTCCCAGCACTAGCGGGCACCATTGGCATTATCGCAATGTACTCCGCTGTAATGATGTCGTGGGCAGACGGCCTAACTGCTGCTTGGGATCATGTCAATCTCGGTAAAGAATTTGCCATTGAAGTCGCACGAGTAGAAATGCTCATTCCCGCTCTTCTTTTTTGTATTCTGGCCTCTGGATTTATAAACCCTAGAGCAAACTTAGCCGGTAACCACGGTCCAATGATTCCGCTAATCGGTACGATTGCTCTTGCCGGTGCTCACCCTCTTGCTCTCGCAATTCTTCTTGGTGTCTTTGGTCTACTTCTCAGCTATTTCAAGGGAGGCTCAAAACTGGTTAACCTCACTTCAGAAGGTACCGCTGGGGGTTTACTCATTTTCCTCGGCTTCACTGGAACCATGAGTCAAATTGGTTCTATTCAAAGCTGGGCGACAGGTCTACAGTCGGCAGATGTAGCAGCTGGCAGCATGGGATACGTTGGTTTAGTTGTGCTGGCGGTTACCATCGTTATTTACGCGTTTCTTGCGAAAATAAACATGCGTTGGTTAGCCATACCTGTGTGTGCCGCTGTCGGTTTGGTGATTGCGTTAGCGCTAGGTGCTAGTTTCGACCTTAAATTCGAAACCGAAATGGGCTTACCTAACCTTAACCCAGTTTACTGGTGGGGCAGTACGGAAACAGGTTGGCAATTAGGTTTACCTACCATGCAGCATTTTATTGCTTCGTTGCCTTTCGCCATTCTAGCCGTTGCGATGTGGTCGCCAGACTTCCTTGGACACCGAATTTTCCAAGAACTGAACTACCCAAAACGTACAAACAGGGTGCTGATGGACGTAGATGACACCATGACCATGTGTTCAGTTCGCCAAATGGTTGGTACAGCAGTTGGTGGCGGTAACATCACTTCATCATGGGGTACTTACATGATCCCAGCAGCTATCGCCAAACGTCCAATTCCTGCTGGTGCTATTTTGCTTGGCTCACTGTGTATCATTGTTGCCATTCTTGGTTTCCCAATGGATGTAGCGGTTTGGCCACCAGTTATGCGAGTCGCACTGTTAGTCGGTGTATTCCTTCCGCTTCTTGAGGCAGGTATGCAAATGGTTAAGGACACCAAAGATTCACAAGCAGCCGGTATCTGTATTTTTGGCAGCGCTGTTGTTAACCCTGTACTTGCTTGGGCAATCACTATGTTACTAGACAACAACGGTCTTATCGGTGACAAAGAGCGTTCAAAGAAACTTTCGTTTATAGACAGAGTTGTGATCCCTGGCGGTGTACTCGTTATATGTCTAGTTGCTATGCTGGCAGTTGGTATGCTTGAAAGCCAATACGGTCTGACATCTTGGCTATAA
- the pflB gene encoding formate C-acetyltransferase, protein MAEQFAKAWEGFAEGDWQNEVNVRDFIQKNYTPYEGDESFLVSEGTEATNTLWAKVMEGIKLENSTHAPVDFDTSVISTITSHDAGYINKDLETIVGLQTEAPLKRAIMPNGGVRMIEGSCKAYGRELDPQVSKIFSEYRKTHNQGVFDVYSPDILKCRKSGVLTGLPDAYGRGRIIGDYRRVALYGVDFLIKDKVAQFHSTQDQLESGEDLQMTMQLREEIQEQHRALGQLKEMAASYGYDISAPATTAQEAIQWTYFGYLAAVKSQNGAAMSLGRTSTFLDVYVERDIAAGIITEEQAQEMIDHFVMKLRMVRFLRTPEYDELFSGDPIWATESMGGMGVDGRTLVTRTNFRFLNTLYTMGPSPEPNITVLWSEQLPEGFKKFCAKVSIDTSSIQYENDDLMRPDFDNDDYAIACCVSPMIIGKHMQFFGARANLAKTLLYVINGGVDEKLKMQVGPKSEPMTEEYLDFDKVWAGLDNLMDWLAKQYVTALNAIHYSHDKYSYEAALMALHDRDVRRTMACGIAGLSVAADSLSAIKHTKVKPIRDEDGIAIDFEIEGDYPKFGNNDSRVDDMACELVSNFMAKIRKLKTYRDAVPTQSILTITSNVVYGKKTGTTPDGRKAGAPFAPGANPMHGRDEKGAVASLTSVGKLPFADAKDGISYTFSIVPNALGKEEDSQRANLAGLMDGYFHHETGIEGGQHLNVNVLNRETLEDAVKHPENYPQLTIRVSGYAVRFNSLTTEQQKDVIARTFTESL, encoded by the coding sequence ATGGCAGAGCAATTTGCTAAAGCTTGGGAAGGTTTTGCTGAAGGTGACTGGCAAAACGAAGTTAACGTTCGTGATTTCATTCAAAAGAACTATACGCCATATGAAGGCGACGAATCTTTCCTAGTATCTGAAGGCACTGAAGCAACAAATACGCTTTGGGCTAAAGTAATGGAAGGCATTAAGCTAGAAAACAGCACTCATGCGCCTGTTGATTTCGACACTTCTGTTATCTCTACCATCACGTCACACGATGCTGGTTACATCAATAAAGATCTTGAGACTATCGTAGGTCTTCAAACAGAAGCTCCGCTTAAGCGTGCCATCATGCCTAATGGCGGTGTGCGCATGATCGAAGGTTCTTGTAAAGCATACGGTCGTGAACTTGATCCACAAGTTTCAAAAATCTTTTCTGAATACCGCAAAACACACAACCAAGGTGTTTTTGATGTCTACTCTCCAGACATCCTAAAATGTCGTAAATCTGGTGTTCTAACTGGTCTTCCAGATGCATACGGTCGTGGTCGTATCATCGGTGATTACCGTCGTGTTGCATTGTACGGTGTAGATTTTCTAATCAAAGACAAAGTTGCTCAATTCCACTCTACTCAAGATCAACTTGAGTCTGGTGAAGACTTGCAAATGACAATGCAACTTCGTGAAGAGATTCAGGAACAGCATCGTGCACTAGGTCAGTTGAAAGAAATGGCAGCTTCATATGGCTATGATATTTCTGCTCCAGCGACTACCGCTCAAGAAGCGATTCAGTGGACATACTTTGGTTACCTAGCTGCAGTTAAATCTCAGAACGGCGCGGCGATGTCTCTAGGTCGTACTTCAACGTTCCTCGATGTTTATGTTGAGCGTGATATCGCAGCAGGCATCATCACAGAAGAACAAGCTCAAGAAATGATCGACCACTTCGTAATGAAGCTGCGTATGGTTCGCTTCCTACGTACTCCTGAGTACGATGAGCTATTCTCTGGCGACCCTATCTGGGCAACAGAATCTATGGGTGGTATGGGCGTTGATGGTCGTACGTTGGTTACACGTACTAACTTCCGTTTCCTAAATACCCTATACACTATGGGACCTTCTCCAGAGCCAAACATCACTGTACTTTGGTCTGAACAACTACCTGAAGGCTTCAAGAAGTTCTGTGCGAAGGTATCTATTGATACGTCTTCTATCCAGTACGAAAATGACGACCTAATGCGTCCAGACTTCGACAACGATGATTACGCGATCGCATGTTGTGTATCTCCAATGATCATCGGTAAGCACATGCAGTTCTTTGGTGCTCGTGCAAACCTTGCAAAAACACTTCTATACGTTATCAACGGTGGTGTTGATGAGAAATTGAAGATGCAGGTTGGTCCGAAAAGCGAACCAATGACTGAAGAGTACCTAGACTTCGATAAAGTTTGGGCAGGTCTAGACAACCTAATGGATTGGTTAGCAAAACAGTACGTAACGGCTCTGAATGCTATCCACTACTCTCACGATAAGTACAGCTATGAAGCTGCTTTGATGGCACTTCACGATCGCGATGTTCGACGTACTATGGCTTGTGGTATAGCTGGTCTATCTGTTGCTGCCGATTCTTTGTCTGCGATTAAGCACACTAAAGTTAAACCAATCCGTGATGAAGACGGCATTGCTATCGATTTCGAAATCGAAGGCGATTACCCGAAATTTGGTAACAATGATTCACGTGTTGATGACATGGCATGTGAACTTGTTTCTAACTTCATGGCGAAAATCCGTAAGCTTAAGACTTACCGCGATGCAGTACCAACTCAATCTATCCTAACTATCACTTCTAACGTGGTATACGGTAAGAAAACAGGTACTACACCAGACGGTCGTAAAGCCGGTGCTCCTTTCGCTCCTGGTGCTAACCCAATGCACGGTCGTGACGAGAAAGGTGCCGTTGCCTCTCTAACATCAGTTGGTAAACTTCCGTTTGCTGATGCGAAAGATGGTATCTCTTACACATTCTCAATCGTACCAAACGCACTTGGTAAAGAAGAAGATTCACAACGTGCTAACCTTGCTGGTCTAATGGATGGTTACTTCCACCATGAAACAGGGATTGAAGGTGGACAGCACTTGAACGTGAATGTTCTTAACCGTGAAACGCTAGAAGATGCTGTTAAGCACCCAGAGAACTACCCTCAGCTAACAATCCGTGTATCGGGCTACGCTGTTCGTTTCAACTCTCTGACCACTGAACAGCAGAAAGACGTTATTGCTCGTACTTTCACTGAATCTCTATAA
- a CDS encoding methyl-accepting chemotaxis protein, whose amino-acid sequence MTSFALSQKQKVWIYLAALMVGFAGLSVFISIKISSVTNQYQNQGFIHEGVAEIGQTQISLLDLAARLNNMTGEQVEEINAMLEDISQKALGKKTMLAEVGLHDGAESFVESISAYQDALAPWLAIRQEMGFNVDDGKLGELKQLANTIEAKIAETGMVSINSDFQNMVKTQQTYLLQPNEENLKYFNRALAMFINMSNSYAMLDLYEKEVELFKEHSARVSELSVELESVEESLFQRQKDVQTVVRQLGAKMNVISAEYGQAAQQTSSTVQLSTLIACFVLALFTLFIFVSQNISISRALKKVTQILELVSNGDLSQRMPVSNNKNDEFNRLALNINQACENLGKLVKGVQHSSHALASNANELNSGLDDLVASQHDVVGQTQVLASATEEVSVTTQEVSSSLDLVVQVSEKSSESAQEGATIITSAIDSIEDIGKILGNAATHINALEDASSKVDSVMDIINGIAEQTNLLALNAAIEAARAGEQGRGFAVVADEVRSLAVRTVDAVAEISGTIETMKKESAEVIQYIGQSESSMQQGREKGHEAMEALKLITEQVSEATEQTERISSSIKELATTSQSMADSMSQISSSMSTIEDNNTQLREASSRVDERSGVLIKECNQFAV is encoded by the coding sequence ATGACAAGTTTTGCGCTCTCACAGAAGCAAAAAGTATGGATATACCTAGCAGCGCTGATGGTAGGTTTTGCTGGGTTATCGGTGTTTATTTCAATAAAAATCAGCTCGGTAACTAATCAATATCAAAATCAGGGGTTTATTCACGAAGGCGTTGCCGAAATCGGTCAAACGCAAATCAGTTTATTGGATTTAGCGGCGCGCTTAAACAATATGACTGGAGAGCAGGTCGAAGAAATTAACGCCATGCTTGAAGATATCTCTCAAAAGGCATTGGGGAAAAAAACGATGCTAGCTGAGGTTGGGCTGCACGATGGAGCGGAAAGCTTTGTTGAGTCTATTTCGGCGTATCAGGATGCATTGGCACCATGGTTAGCGATAAGGCAAGAGATGGGGTTTAATGTTGATGATGGAAAACTAGGTGAACTAAAACAGCTAGCCAATACCATAGAGGCAAAGATTGCTGAAACCGGAATGGTGAGCATCAATTCCGATTTTCAGAATATGGTGAAGACGCAGCAAACTTATCTTTTGCAACCCAATGAAGAGAATCTAAAGTACTTCAACCGTGCGTTGGCAATGTTTATCAATATGTCAAATTCATACGCAATGCTCGACTTATATGAAAAAGAAGTGGAGCTATTTAAAGAGCATTCTGCTCGTGTGAGTGAACTGTCTGTTGAACTAGAATCCGTTGAAGAATCACTCTTTCAAAGACAGAAAGATGTGCAAACTGTCGTTAGACAGCTAGGCGCGAAAATGAATGTGATCAGTGCGGAGTATGGACAGGCAGCGCAGCAAACGTCTTCTACAGTGCAACTTTCTACACTGATCGCATGTTTCGTTTTAGCTCTGTTTACTTTGTTTATTTTTGTATCACAGAACATATCCATATCACGTGCGCTTAAAAAGGTAACGCAGATTCTCGAGCTTGTCTCTAATGGGGATTTGTCGCAAAGAATGCCTGTTTCGAACAACAAAAATGATGAGTTCAATCGTTTGGCACTCAACATTAACCAAGCTTGTGAAAACTTGGGTAAGTTGGTTAAAGGCGTGCAGCACAGCAGTCATGCGCTAGCATCTAACGCGAATGAATTGAACTCTGGCTTAGATGACTTAGTGGCAAGTCAACACGATGTTGTGGGGCAAACTCAAGTACTGGCTTCGGCAACGGAGGAAGTAAGCGTTACTACGCAAGAAGTATCAAGCAGTCTGGATTTGGTGGTGCAAGTGAGTGAGAAATCCAGTGAGTCGGCGCAAGAGGGGGCAACGATCATTACCAGCGCAATAGATTCAATTGAAGATATTGGGAAAATACTTGGTAATGCTGCGACTCACATCAATGCTCTTGAGGACGCTTCTTCAAAAGTGGATTCCGTTATGGATATTATTAATGGTATTGCTGAGCAAACCAATTTGCTTGCGCTGAATGCCGCTATCGAAGCCGCTAGAGCGGGTGAGCAAGGCAGAGGTTTTGCAGTTGTTGCAGACGAGGTACGAAGCTTAGCCGTGAGAACTGTTGATGCTGTCGCCGAAATATCGGGTACGATTGAAACCATGAAAAAAGAGAGTGCTGAAGTGATTCAATACATTGGGCAGTCCGAATCGTCTATGCAGCAGGGCCGAGAAAAAGGGCATGAAGCGATGGAAGCGTTGAAGTTGATTACTGAGCAAGTCAGCGAGGCAACGGAGCAAACCGAGCGAATTTCATCATCGATTAAAGAGTTGGCAACTACCAGTCAATCCATGGCGGATAGCATGTCTCAAATTTCCTCCTCAATGAGCACAATTGAAGACAATAATACCCAGCTTAGAGAGGCGAGCAGCCGAGTAGATGAACGATCTGGTGTATTAATTAAAGAATGCAATCAATTTGCAGTTTAG
- a CDS encoding lipid A deacylase LpxR family protein, giving the protein MNAVWVPIILLSLSSLTAQAKSHLSLTMDNDSLVRSDEDYSSGIQLGILSELDKNESSEQSHSLSTIGFGDNNARYYWNLNIGQKLWTPTDIESTTPKINERPYSGISFISGSLIARTTEKHQTLNVMLGTMGKNAQADSAQVFVHDLIGSARPQGWAYQIEEPWVYQLGYRQQNLLHRNSGYFENHESEVSWINRVALGNFRSEIGSGVMWRMGEALANTFGSAEIKYDNPAHRLHLDYGRSGWFVFTGLEARYRFNDITITGKRPPLVPLVSVTHLQSTAVLGALAHYKEVGVSLSYSLKTPDFKEDQAHFHANGSVSLFWIF; this is encoded by the coding sequence ATGAATGCTGTCTGGGTTCCTATTATTTTACTGTCGCTGTCTTCTTTGACTGCACAAGCCAAATCGCACTTATCTCTCACAATGGACAATGACTCTTTAGTAAGGAGTGATGAAGATTACAGTAGTGGTATTCAGTTAGGTATTCTGTCTGAATTAGATAAAAACGAGTCCAGCGAACAAAGCCACTCCTTAAGCACAATAGGTTTTGGGGATAACAATGCTCGCTATTATTGGAATCTAAACATTGGGCAAAAACTATGGACTCCCACTGATATTGAATCCACAACACCAAAGATAAATGAGCGCCCATACTCTGGAATCAGTTTCATCAGTGGCTCATTGATCGCAAGAACAACCGAAAAACACCAAACTCTCAACGTTATGCTTGGAACAATGGGAAAAAATGCCCAAGCCGATTCTGCACAAGTGTTTGTTCATGATCTAATTGGGTCTGCTCGCCCTCAAGGTTGGGCATACCAAATTGAAGAGCCTTGGGTTTACCAATTGGGTTACAGGCAGCAAAACTTGCTTCATAGAAACTCGGGTTATTTTGAAAATCACGAATCTGAGGTTAGTTGGATCAATCGAGTAGCATTAGGAAACTTTCGCTCCGAAATAGGCAGCGGCGTAATGTGGCGAATGGGCGAAGCGCTTGCCAATACTTTTGGTTCAGCCGAAATTAAATACGACAACCCAGCACATCGACTTCATCTAGATTATGGTCGCAGCGGATGGTTTGTATTTACTGGGCTCGAAGCTCGATATCGCTTTAACGACATCACAATTACAGGAAAGCGCCCCCCCCTCGTCCCACTCGTTTCTGTAACTCACTTACAGTCTACGGCTGTTTTAGGCGCTCTAGCGCATTACAAAGAGGTAGGGGTATCGCTCTCTTACTCCCTTAAAACACCAGATTTTAAGGAAGACCAAGCTCATTTCCATGCTAACGGGTCCGTTTCCCTGTTCTGGATATTCTGA
- the pflA gene encoding pyruvate formate lyase 1-activating protein produces MSTTGRIHSFESCGTVDGPGIRFIVFLQGCLMRCKYCHNRDTWDTHDGKVVSVDEIISEAKSYKHFMRASGGGVTCSGGEAMLQPEFVRDFFRAAKEEGMHTCLDTNGYIRKHTDVVDEVLEASDLVMLDIKHMKDAIHQDFIGVSNKRTLDFARYLHKIGQKTWLRYVVVPGYTDDEEAAHMLGEFIQDMDNIEKVELLPYHKLGAHKWEALGHDYPLEGVNPPPKETMDAIKGILEQYNDNVKY; encoded by the coding sequence ATGTCTACTACTGGTCGTATTCATTCTTTCGAATCTTGTGGCACGGTGGATGGTCCGGGAATCCGCTTTATTGTGTTTCTCCAAGGCTGTCTAATGCGCTGTAAATATTGCCATAACCGAGATACGTGGGACACCCACGATGGCAAGGTAGTGAGCGTGGACGAAATCATTAGCGAAGCAAAGTCTTATAAGCACTTCATGAGAGCTTCTGGCGGTGGGGTCACTTGCTCGGGAGGTGAAGCCATGCTTCAACCTGAATTCGTACGTGACTTTTTCCGTGCGGCTAAAGAGGAAGGGATGCATACCTGTTTGGATACTAACGGGTATATTCGGAAACATACTGATGTTGTTGATGAAGTACTTGAAGCCTCAGATCTTGTCATGCTCGATATCAAGCATATGAAAGATGCCATTCATCAAGATTTTATTGGTGTTTCCAACAAGCGCACTTTAGATTTCGCACGCTATCTTCACAAAATTGGGCAAAAAACTTGGCTTCGATATGTTGTTGTACCTGGTTACACCGACGACGAAGAGGCCGCGCATATGCTCGGTGAGTTTATTCAAGATATGGATAACATCGAAAAAGTGGAGTTGCTGCCCTACCACAAATTGGGCGCACATAAGTGGGAAGCGTTAGGGCACGACTACCCACTCGAAGGGGTTAACCCACCACCGAAAGAAACGATGGATGCGATAAAAGGAATACTTGAGCAATATAACGACAATGTGAAATACTAG
- a CDS encoding energy-coupling factor ABC transporter permease translates to MSILQFLCLAVTAFVVQRSWADTKHAFIPKFLSEKSFQNLTIISLVILFFLWQTKAGVKSGLDIHFLGVTAFTMMFGWRVACLLSLPIFGALAIFNQWPLIDLPVQITISGFIPIFLSYFIFTLSYHYLPKNVFVFIFVAGFFNAMFVGSTHLLLKGNYYLWQGLYDFTTVMDNFFMLIPLMAFPEGLLNGMTLAVLCVYRPEWLRVFSDRHYLFPNK, encoded by the coding sequence ATGTCAATACTTCAGTTTCTTTGTCTCGCCGTTACAGCCTTTGTCGTACAACGAAGTTGGGCTGATACAAAGCATGCCTTTATTCCTAAGTTTCTAAGCGAAAAATCTTTTCAGAACCTCACTATCATTTCCTTAGTAATACTCTTTTTTCTTTGGCAAACCAAAGCAGGGGTCAAAAGCGGTTTAGATATTCACTTTCTTGGTGTAACGGCTTTTACTATGATGTTTGGCTGGCGAGTCGCCTGCCTTCTTAGCCTGCCTATTTTTGGCGCCCTCGCCATTTTCAATCAGTGGCCGTTAATAGATTTACCGGTACAAATTACCATTTCAGGCTTCATCCCTATTTTTTTAAGCTATTTCATATTTACTCTTAGCTATCACTACTTACCCAAAAATGTCTTTGTTTTCATTTTTGTTGCTGGCTTTTTTAATGCCATGTTTGTTGGGAGCACACACCTCCTGCTGAAAGGAAACTACTATCTTTGGCAGGGTTTGTATGATTTCACCACGGTAATGGATAACTTCTTCATGCTGATTCCCTTAATGGCATTTCCTGAAGGCCTCCTCAACGGAATGACATTAGCGGTACTTTGCGTATATCGACCAGAATGGTTGCGCGTATTCTCAGACAGACATTACCTTTTTCCTAACAAGTAG
- a CDS encoding YfbU family protein, giving the protein MEMTNAQRLILSNQYNLMSQMDPQNAEKYQRLQTIVERGYELQMLELNKDYGCLDETQCREILEIMEMYHAMQESNKMLNHDERENVDQRRLNFLGFDIASESQLVHYVRFLVDSEGLYTQFDKGEHHFNAQMPMLEKYQRMLASWKRCPRQYHLSAAEFNQIFNA; this is encoded by the coding sequence ATGGAAATGACCAACGCTCAACGACTCATTTTGTCGAACCAATACAACCTAATGTCGCAGATGGATCCGCAGAATGCCGAAAAGTATCAACGCCTTCAAACGATTGTAGAGCGTGGATATGAACTACAAATGTTAGAGCTAAATAAGGACTATGGCTGCTTGGATGAAACGCAGTGTCGAGAGATTCTTGAGATTATGGAAATGTATCATGCGATGCAAGAATCGAACAAAATGCTCAACCATGATGAGAGAGAAAATGTTGATCAGCGCAGACTCAACTTTTTAGGGTTCGATATCGCTAGTGAATCACAGCTTGTTCACTATGTGCGTTTTCTCGTCGACTCCGAAGGGTTGTACACTCAATTCGACAAGGGTGAACATCACTTCAACGCACAAATGCCAATGCTTGAAAAATACCAAAGAATGTTAGCATCTTGGAAGCGCTGTCCACGTCAATATCACCTCTCTGCGGCGGAATTTAATCAAATCTTCAACGCTTAG